From Anopheles arabiensis isolate DONGOLA chromosome 3, AaraD3, whole genome shotgun sequence, a single genomic window includes:
- the LOC120904347 gene encoding oxidative stress-induced growth inhibitor 2-like, with protein MTGQQQHGDGGSVVAMLDERTGKVNVQLLCPPRRNLSLKRQVSKEVETRALISRVAQYYASYVAEIGLERYFMNETIVTTVVPLDGKCETVLPERFRHGRWIVAGFNRMTNKRFAIVCQNLVLANGASDLANRLGVKGEGLEMAWVKYELPHLERALEQYDEPGRSQLKPVLIVGAGLSAADAVTICRSSGIPVVHVYRNRTAGLDKMLPGNVYPEYHEVHKMMKDANRKHDLYTPLPEHTLVDLAGAGRVTVQHLKTGERRVLDVSYCAILIGSRPDLRFIATLTKPAAGGDGNACPDSETEDDQVAPDRCFGRPPVQPLTMWTFTEQLLTSCLGRKLYWLKHMCAKCKHINLTDKPRHQHHKQQQQQHYNAPALSAGGGHCQHQLGASNLSAASGLGLGEDPTKPIDCKNNPIEVDKYTNAVLRTAHPGLYAMGPLVGDNFVRFIPGGALCITAALHKHTEND; from the exons ATgacggggcagcagcagcacggtgacGGTGGGAGCGTGGTGGCAATGCTGGACGAGCGCACCGGCAAGGTGAACGTCCAGCTGCTTTGCCCTCCGCGCCGCAACCTTTCGCTCAAGCGGCAGGTGTCGAAGGAGGTGGAAACGCGCGCACTGATTTCGCGCGTCGCCCAGTACTACGCGAGCTACGTCGCGGAGATTGGGCTGGAGCGGTACTTCATGAACGAAACGATCGTGACGACGGTGGTGCCGCTGGACGGGAAGTGCGAGACGGTGCTGCCGGAGCGTTTCCGCCACGGCCGGTGGATCGTAGCGGG ATTCAACCGAATGACGAACAAACGGTTCGCGATCGTGTGCCAAAACCTCGTCCTGGCAAACGGTGCCTCCGATCTGGCGAACCGGCTCGGCGTGAAGGGCGAGGGGCTGGAGATGGCGTGGGTGAAGTACGAGCTGCCCCATCTCGAGCGGGCGCTGGAGCAGTACGACGAGCCGGGCCGCTCCCAGCTCAAGCCGGTGCTGATCGTGGGGGCGGGGCTGAGTGCGGCCGACGCCGTCACGATCTGCCGCTCGTCCGGCATCCCGGTGGTGCACGTGTACCGCAACCGGACGGCCGGGCTGGACAAGATGCTGCCGGGCAACGTGTACCCGGAGTACCACGAGGTGCACAAGATGATGAAGGACGCGAACCGCAAGCACGACCTGTACACCCCGTTGCCCGAGCACACGCTAGTGGATCTGGCGGGGGCCGGCCGCGTCACCGTCCAGCACCTGAAGACGGGCGAGCGGCGCGTGCTGGACGTGTCGTACTGTGCGATACTGATCGGGTCCCGGCCCGACCTTCGCTTCATCGCCACGCTGACGAAGCCGGCGGCGGGCGGGGACGGCAACGCCTGCCCCGACTCGGAAACGGAGGACGACCAGGTGGCTCCGGACCGGTGCTTCGGCCGGCCCCCGGTCCAGCCGCTCACGATGTGGACGTTTACCGAGCAGCTGCTGACCTCCTGCCTCGGCCGGAAGCTGTACTGGCTGAAGCACATGTGTGCCAAATGCAAACACATCAACCTCACCGATAAACCGCGCCACCAACatcacaagcagcagcagcagcagcactacaaCGCACCGGCGCTCAGTGCGGGCGGCGGTCACTGCCAGCATCAGCTGGGGGCGTCCAATCTAAGCGCCGCCTCGGGGCTGGGCCTCGGCGAAGATCCGACCAAACCAATCGACTGCAAAAACAATCCAATCGAGGTGGATAAGTACACGAACGCGGTACTGCGCACGGCCCATCCCGGTCTGTACGCGATGGGACCGCTGGTGGGCGACAACTTTGTGCGCTTCATACCCGGCGGTGCGCTCTGCATTACCGCCGCCCTGCACAAGCACACGGAAAACGATTGA